The proteins below are encoded in one region of Centropristis striata isolate RG_2023a ecotype Rhode Island chromosome 12, C.striata_1.0, whole genome shotgun sequence:
- the tmco6 gene encoding transmembrane and coiled-coil domain-containing protein 6: MWRLNKVRHKAGRQGDSLEEIKTKRREQEKALRQARRDRQLVSKRLLLIDDEDQPEVTMDTNSEETDVVSLIHKLHHSGPERGVHLKVLSKTLRDPSAQLNFIKQENTIQLLVGLLTGSDATCRLQAVRCLHELSHSTHTNVAPACLPATPYLLTFLSGQSTKFTELCLYTLGNLCPDSEVVKEKLLAQGIIPALASCIENQRHNLAVVEAVGFTLSQLLQAKDAAEKIIPMVLASSLPSHLLSVLTPDPKFGLAPAIECAWCLHYLTCSMKDNRVLLAQGALLQCSSLLVSLGGAVTEGNKEEGMELFICPLLRCVGNLLSSCPVEDLSALVGDVRIVVALCALLQVYLPTQPALARESAWVLNNLTAHSSAFCSALLTLNLVPGLIQLLPFSQGINTMILRVLANIAHKKKDFCVQLAHGGLLSALCATLKMAEQEMVTLSMDVLFMLVVSGPQVAEEFVRQGGLSLLEAIQYNSEGEIRQRATYLLEHHLPSYSNYCSVETSLPCS; encoded by the exons ATGTGGAGGTTAAACAAAGTTCGCCACAAAGCTGGTCGACAAGGCGACAGTTTAGAGGAGATCAAGACAAAGAGGCGAGAGCAAGAGAAAG CCCTGAGACAAGCCCGCAGAGACAGACAGCTTGTGAGCAAGAGACTCCTGCTGATTGACGATGAGGACCAGCCAGAGGTCACCATGGACACGAACTCCGAAGAAACG GACGTGGTCAGTTTGATCCACAAACTTCATCACAGCGGGCCGGAGAGGGGCGTCCACCTGAAAGTCTTGAGTAAAACTCTCCGCGACCCATCGGCACAGCTCAACTTCATCAA GCAGGAGAACACTATACAGCTCCTGGTTGGTCTCCTCACTGGCTCTGATGCCACGTGTCGTCTGCAGGCTGTCCGGTGCCTTCATGAGCTGTCTCACTCTACCCACACCAACGTGGCACCAGCCTGTTTGCCCGCCACCCCGTACCTGCTCACCTTCCTGTCTGGCCAGAGCACCAAGTTCACT GAGCTGTGTCTCTACACGCTTGGCAATTTATGCCCAGACAGCGAAGTTGTAAAAGAGAAGCTGCTGGCCCAGGGAATCATACCAGCTCTGGCCAGCTGTATAGAG aaCCAGAGACATAACCTTGCAGTGGTGGAAGCTGTAGGATTCACCCTCTCTCAGCTTCTCCAAGCAAAAGATGCAGCAGAGAAAATAATCCC GATGGTCCTGGCCTCCAGCTTACCCTCACACTTGTTATCAGTCCTGACTCCTGACCCAAAGTTTGGCCTGGCACCGGCTATTGAGTGTGCATGGTGTCTGCACTACCTCACATGCAG CATGAAGGACAACAGAGTGCTGTTGGCTCAGGGGGCTCTGTTACAGTGCAGTTCCCTGTTAGTGTCACTAGGTGGTGCTGTGACTGAAGGAAACAAAGAAGAAGGAATGGAGCTG TTTATCTGTCCTCTGCTGAGATGTGTGGGAaacctcctgtcctcctgtccagTGGAAGACCTGAGCGCTCTAGTGGGTGACGTTCGTATCGTGGTCGCTCTGTGTGCACTTCTTCAGGTCTACCTGCCGACTCAGCCAGCGTTGGCGAGAGAGAGTGCCTGGGTTCTCAACAACCTCACAG CTCACTCCAGTGctttctgctctgctctgctgactCTCAACTTGGTCCCTGGACTGATCCAGCTACTCCCTTTTTCTCAAGGCATCAATACCATG ATCCTGAGGGTTCTTGCAAACATTGCCCACAAGAAAAAGGACTTCTGTGTCCAGCTGGCCCATGGTGGATTGCTGTCTGCTCTCTGTGCCACACTTAAAATGGCCGAGCAAGAGATGGTTACTCTGAGTATGGACGTCCTGTTTATGCTGGTTGTTAGCGGTCCACAG GTGGCAGAGGAGTTTGTGAGGCAGGGCGGGCTCTCGCTGTTAGAAGCCATTCAGTACAACAGTGAAGGAGAGATTAGACAGAGAGCAACATATCTCCTGGAGCATCACCTGCCGTCCTACTCAAACTATTGCTCG GTGGAGACCAGCCTGCCATGTTCCTGA
- the LOC131982158 gene encoding uncharacterized protein LOC131982158, protein MEGSESTARERTTGTGSQVAEQKLLSSTKPLYRFTRNEPRSLGIAIVMFGCAEILMGFNLKQEEWITSCVLFIPFWQGALFLVCGILSIYTEIHPSKRMVTVCLAMYVVSLLGIVISVGYRIYLLGHFSYENHRSRFREDENARVDLVLGVESILFSSSLCVSGLLIFLCVVSRLALKSTNTQFILQCIPAPPAAAPAAAPAPPPAAPAAAPAPPPAAAAAPQSDATTSN, encoded by the exons ATGGAGGGAAGTGAGTCAACAGCTAGAGAGAGGACAACAGGAACTGGGAGTCAGGTGGCAGAGCAGAAGCTGCTGAGTTCCACCAAGCCCCTGTATCGCTTCACCCGAAATGAGCCCAGAAGTCTTGGG ATTGCCATCGTGATGTTCGGCTGTGCAGAGATCCTGATGGGATTCAATCTGAAACAAGAAGAGTGGATCACTTCTTGTGTCCTCTTCATCCCCTTCTGGCAGGGAGCTCTG TTTCTTGTGTGTGGAATCCTGTCTATCTACACTGAGATTCATCCATCCAAGAGGATG GTGACTGTGTGTTTGGCCATGTATGTGGTTTCACTTTTAGGGATCGTGATCTCTGTTGGCTACAGGATATACCTCTTGGGTCATTTTAGCTACGAGAATCACCGAAGCAGATTCAGGGAGGATGAGAACGCCAGAGTG GACCTGGTTCTAGGTGTTGAATCCATTTTGTTCagctcctctctgtgtgtgtcaggaCTCCTCATCTTCTTGTGTGTTGTGTCACGCTTAGCTCTGAAATCCACGAACACTCAG TTTATTCTCCAGTGCATCccagcaccaccagcagcagcaccagcagcagcaccagcaccaccaccagcagcaccagcagcagcaccagcaccaccaccagcagcagcagcagcaccacagaGTGATGCAACAACATCAAACTGA